A stretch of Campylobacter gracilis DNA encodes these proteins:
- a CDS encoding TonB-dependent siderophore receptor, protein MKKSKILLSFALLCSPFWLTAAQNSGASQGQSATASSASKISSSQSSRASTAPRSSTPRASNLASNSTAPKNSAQKPGSPTAANSAPQGNAVVSPATKGVAQNSMPQSGSTANSTLQGSDGDNLGTINVTGKADLSTTEGTGSYTTGNMSTATGLNLSIRETPQSISVISNQLLKDLSLHNAEEALSKYATGISLNNDAGGNRIVSRGFYVDNIQEDGIASSVSSSVFGPLGSSKEFTDLEFYDRVEVLRGVAGLTQSNGEPGGTINLIRKRPSDQFGFNASLSGGSWDNYRGMIDVTDAVNQSGTARARLIGILSKTGSFKDYPRNGYREGVGVSTEFDVTDKTLLSAGFLWQKTVGVYDIYGVPVLDNHGNLLNLPRRSYFGSDWDKSKYEKFNVYSELSHEFSDDLKAYARLNYTDSDSMLKFGALGGANPYNGSSSHTVRYRIYDNDSKEIGFQTGLDGKFEAFGQKHDFFLNGSLSNEKLNWRETRTRDSSLASLGMNIYNWDRSRIAQPDWSSAASFKDRSSTTIKQRAISLGTRLNLTDNFHFLLGGRFSKVTYSRYYYNILRGTASHRASPSKSDFTPYAGVVWDFADNFSWYASYAEIFKPQAARDKDGKILDPVVGYNLETGVKGEFFDGALNTNVALFQIIQKNRAMSDPLNTNYSIAEGKVRSRGVDAELQGSLTENWKLFAGYTFNRSVYLKTERTSATVDYSKGANAKRYIPKHLFKLYTNYEIPLGENRKITLGAGVRYQSKTASIYRENVAYYAAPQKAYALWDANVGYHFDKHFSVNFAVKNIADKKYFQNTQNRVAGMNNYYGEPRNFMLTLNYTY, encoded by the coding sequence ATGAAAAAGAGTAAAATTTTACTTTCTTTTGCACTACTTTGCTCGCCGTTTTGGCTTACTGCGGCGCAAAATAGCGGCGCTTCTCAAGGCCAATCCGCTACCGCAAGCTCTGCCTCTAAAATTTCGTCGTCGCAAAGCTCGCGCGCATCCACCGCACCGCGGAGCTCCACGCCGCGGGCTTCAAATTTAGCCTCTAATAGCACGGCGCCGAAAAACTCTGCACAAAAGCCTGGAAGCCCTACCGCTGCAAATTCCGCGCCGCAGGGCAACGCCGTCGTAAGCCCCGCTACTAAAGGCGTTGCACAAAATTCCATGCCGCAAAGCGGTAGCACGGCAAATTCTACGTTGCAGGGCTCAGACGGCGATAATCTCGGCACCATAAACGTCACGGGCAAGGCCGATCTGTCCACTACCGAGGGCACGGGCTCTTATACGACGGGCAATATGAGCACCGCGACGGGGCTAAATTTAAGCATAAGAGAAACGCCGCAGTCCATAAGCGTCATCTCCAATCAGCTTTTAAAAGATCTGAGCTTGCACAACGCCGAAGAGGCTCTTTCAAAATACGCCACCGGCATTTCGCTAAATAACGACGCAGGCGGCAATCGCATCGTCTCGCGCGGCTTTTATGTCGATAATATCCAAGAAGACGGCATCGCAAGCTCGGTTTCTAGCTCCGTGTTCGGGCCGCTGGGCTCATCGAAGGAATTTACCGATTTGGAATTCTACGATCGCGTCGAGGTTCTGCGCGGCGTAGCGGGCCTTACGCAAAGCAACGGCGAGCCCGGCGGCACGATAAATTTAATCCGAAAGCGTCCGAGCGATCAGTTCGGCTTTAACGCAAGTCTAAGCGGCGGTAGCTGGGATAATTATCGCGGTATGATCGACGTAACGGACGCGGTAAATCAAAGCGGTACGGCACGCGCGCGGTTGATCGGAATTTTAAGTAAAACGGGCTCGTTTAAGGACTATCCGCGCAACGGCTATCGCGAAGGCGTCGGCGTTTCGACGGAATTTGACGTGACCGATAAGACGCTTCTTAGCGCAGGATTTTTGTGGCAAAAAACCGTCGGCGTATATGATATTTACGGCGTGCCCGTTTTAGATAATCATGGAAATTTACTAAATTTACCGCGCAGAAGCTACTTCGGTTCGGACTGGGATAAGAGCAAATATGAAAAATTTAACGTCTACAGCGAACTCTCGCACGAATTTAGCGATGATCTGAAAGCCTACGCGAGGCTCAATTATACCGATAGCGACAGCATGTTAAAATTCGGAGCGCTCGGCGGGGCAAATCCTTACAACGGCAGCTCGTCGCATACGGTGCGATATAGGATTTACGATAACGACTCCAAAGAGATCGGGTTTCAAACGGGGCTAGACGGCAAATTCGAAGCATTCGGGCAGAAGCACGACTTTTTCTTAAACGGCTCGCTTAGCAACGAAAAGCTTAATTGGCGCGAGACTAGGACGAGAGATTCTTCTCTGGCGTCGCTGGGGATGAATATTTATAACTGGGACCGCTCAAGGATTGCCCAGCCCGATTGGAGCAGTGCCGCTAGCTTTAAAGACCGAAGCTCCACTACCATAAAACAGCGCGCGATCTCGCTCGGGACTAGATTAAACTTAACCGACAATTTTCACTTTTTGCTCGGCGGGCGCTTTTCGAAGGTAACTTACAGCAGGTATTATTATAATATTTTGCGCGGTACGGCTTCGCATAGAGCGAGCCCGAGCAAATCGGATTTCACGCCGTATGCAGGGGTGGTCTGGGACTTTGCGGATAATTTTTCGTGGTACGCAAGCTATGCCGAAATTTTTAAGCCGCAAGCCGCGCGCGATAAAGACGGTAAAATTTTAGATCCCGTCGTCGGCTATAATTTAGAAACCGGCGTGAAGGGAGAATTTTTTGACGGCGCACTTAATACGAATGTCGCGCTATTTCAGATCATTCAGAAAAATAGGGCGATGAGCGATCCTCTTAATACGAACTACTCCATAGCCGAGGGCAAGGTGCGAAGCCGCGGCGTGGATGCCGAGCTGCAAGGCTCGCTTACTGAGAATTGGAAATTATTCGCAGGATATACTTTCAACCGCAGCGTCTATTTAAAGACGGAAAGAACCTCCGCGACGGTTGATTATAGCAAGGGCGCAAACGCCAAACGCTACATTCCGAAGCATCTGTTTAAGCTCTATACGAACTATGAAATTCCGCTCGGCGAAAATCGCAAGATCACCCTGGGTGCGGGCGTGCGCTATCAGAGCAAAACCGCTTCGATATATCGCGAAAACGTTGCGTACTACGCCGCACCGCAGAAGGCTTACGCGCTGTGGGACGCGAACGTCGGCTATCATTTCGACAAGCACTTTAGCGTAAATTTTGCGGTCAAAAACATCGCGGATAAGAAGTATTTTCAAAACACGCAAAATCGCGTCGCGGGGATGAATAATTACTACGGCGAGCCGCGAAATTTTATGCTAACGCTTAATTATACGTATTGA
- a CDS encoding universal stress protein — protein MKKVITCVDQNALAPAVRDYGIYVAKTLGAELVFIHVVEIPELGENFYGLAAGGIVLGENDILANSYGSPTLGGVDAEKDHEEAEAMLDEYICAATAAGVKASKIIKDGDFIDVIAEYKDEAEIFVLGIKGSNNEDVGFNASVLIKELHVPSLLVNKEFSPINSVLIAFDGTDAAKRTLEFIKSSKLLASAHKHVLHINAGAAEGERMLNLAREILGTQNATFKCIQAEVPADEIIKYRRANNLDLIATGAFTKGFFKKLFLGSVSEDILHNALVPVLVLS, from the coding sequence ATGAAAAAGGTCATCACTTGCGTCGATCAAAATGCGCTTGCCCCAGCGGTTAGAGATTACGGAATTTACGTCGCTAAAACCTTGGGTGCCGAGCTTGTGTTTATTCACGTGGTTGAAATCCCGGAGCTTGGCGAGAATTTTTATGGGCTAGCCGCAGGCGGGATCGTCCTAGGAGAGAATGATATCCTTGCAAATAGCTACGGAAGTCCCACACTAGGCGGCGTGGATGCGGAGAAAGACCACGAAGAAGCCGAAGCGATGCTGGATGAATATATCTGCGCTGCGACTGCTGCGGGCGTAAAGGCGAGTAAGATCATTAAAGATGGCGATTTTATCGACGTTATCGCCGAGTATAAAGACGAAGCCGAAATTTTTGTGCTCGGTATCAAAGGCTCAAATAACGAGGACGTAGGCTTTAATGCAAGCGTGCTGATAAAGGAGCTTCACGTGCCGTCGCTGCTAGTAAATAAGGAATTTTCGCCGATTAACTCCGTGCTCATTGCGTTTGACGGCACTGACGCGGCGAAACGCACGCTTGAGTTTATAAAGAGCTCAAAGCTTCTTGCGAGCGCACATAAGCATGTCTTGCACATCAATGCGGGTGCCGCAGAGGGCGAGCGGATGCTTAATCTGGCGCGCGAAATTTTAGGCACTCAAAATGCCACTTTCAAATGCATCCAAGCGGAAGTGCCCGCCGATGAGATCATCAAATATCGCCGCGCCAATAACCTCGATCTGATCGCTACCGGTGCCTTTACGAAAGGGTTTTTCAAAAAGCTCTTTTTAGGCAGCGTCTCCGAGGATATCTTGCACAATGCGCTTGTACCGGTGCTAGTGCTATCGTAA
- a CDS encoding SemiSWEET family transporter gives MSERNLQILGWAGTCLSVIMYVSYVPNIMANLDGNKVPFLQPLAAAINCTIWVSYGLLKPKKDYPLAAANFPGIIFGLLTAITAL, from the coding sequence ATGAGCGAAAGAAATTTACAAATTTTAGGTTGGGCGGGCACATGCCTGTCGGTCATCATGTATGTGTCCTACGTACCAAACATAATGGCGAATTTAGACGGCAACAAAGTCCCGTTTCTCCAGCCGCTTGCAGCTGCGATAAACTGCACGATATGGGTCAGCTACGGTCTTTTAAAGCCTAAAAAGGACTATCCGCTCGCCGCGGCGAATTTCCCGGGGATCATCTTTGGGCTACTAACCGCAATAACGGCGCTTTAA
- a CDS encoding helix-turn-helix domain-containing protein — MKKVSIGEAAEILGISKEAVYNRIRRNSLRAEENGGVRYVLLDDEMQQSEPASQSSAKSSRTGGGAGTQSFIDYLIKEISELKGKIEALQSDKDRLHKEKEEILIASKDEIKLMYKERDEKLRYFLSFFDKPLLSSKSREAKPYDVEIKEKTFDRSEWTSLAKFVKSLKRKKRPKAQSLIIENIGKSEFIRVEGNELLINQSLDIKSLKGSK; from the coding sequence ATGAAAAAAGTCTCGATCGGCGAAGCAGCCGAAATTTTAGGAATTTCAAAAGAAGCCGTCTATAACCGCATCCGCAGAAATTCCTTGCGCGCCGAGGAAAACGGCGGCGTGCGCTACGTGCTTTTAGATGATGAAATGCAACAAAGCGAGCCCGCTTCGCAAAGCTCTGCGAAAAGCTCGCGTACTGGCGGCGGGGCGGGCACTCAAAGCTTCATCGACTATCTCATCAAAGAAATCTCCGAGCTAAAGGGCAAAATCGAAGCACTGCAAAGTGATAAGGACAGACTTCACAAAGAAAAAGAGGAAATTTTAATCGCCTCAAAAGATGAAATCAAGCTGATGTATAAAGAGCGCGACGAGAAGCTCAGGTATTTTTTGTCGTTTTTCGATAAACCGCTGCTTTCGAGCAAAAGCCGCGAGGCCAAACCCTACGATGTCGAAATCAAAGAAAAAACCTTCGATCGTAGCGAATGGACGAGCCTTGCAAAATTCGTAAAATCGCTCAAACGCAAAAAGCGTCCAAAAGCGCAAAGTCTAATCATCGAAAATATCGGCAAGAGCGAGTTTATCCGCGTCGAGGGAAATGAACTTTTGATAAATCAAAGCCTAGATATAAAATCACTGAAAGGATCTAAATGA
- a CDS encoding TetR/AcrR family transcriptional regulator, whose translation MPESPKYKKSEIRCKLILDAALELFLAKGYEATSLSDIIELSGGSLSSVYKYFDNKESLFLRIIELQSKKLDERMNERMRINKDLKLREYLQEFAGIYLEFLFAPEAIKFYRLILFSGFNGALSQSPKIFLKSGVLGSPNALDEYLAAHADEFAPGRTAKSLALYFCFLLREPHFSRLLFFDEKLNFKASELIKDRIDMFLLGVKKR comes from the coding sequence ATGCCCGAATCGCCTAAATATAAAAAATCCGAAATTCGCTGTAAGCTCATTTTAGACGCGGCGCTGGAGCTGTTTTTAGCCAAAGGCTACGAAGCTACGAGCTTAAGCGATATTATCGAGCTTAGCGGTGGCTCGCTATCGTCGGTTTATAAGTATTTTGATAACAAAGAAAGCCTATTTTTGCGCATAATCGAACTGCAAAGCAAAAAGCTCGACGAGCGAATGAACGAGCGCATGCGAATCAACAAAGACCTAAAATTGCGTGAGTATCTGCAGGAGTTTGCAGGGATTTATCTGGAGTTTCTTTTCGCTCCGGAGGCGATAAAATTCTACCGACTGATACTTTTCAGCGGCTTTAACGGAGCGCTTAGCCAGAGCCCAAAAATCTTTTTAAAAAGCGGCGTGCTAGGTTCGCCGAATGCGCTGGATGAGTATTTGGCGGCGCATGCGGACGAGTTTGCGCCCGGACGCACGGCAAAAAGCCTAGCGCTATATTTTTGCTTTTTGCTTAGAGAGCCGCATTTTAGCAGGCTGCTATTTTTCGATGAAAAGCTAAATTTCAAAGCGAGCGAGCTAATCAAGGACCGCATCGATATGTTTTTGCTAGGCGTAAAAAAACGCTAG
- a CDS encoding FAD-dependent oxidoreductase: MDYDIIVIGFGKAGKTLAAKSAALGKKVALIERSPQMYGGTCINVGCIPTKRLVTASKEAGFVNFGVLGEYFVLSMQKKDELVEALRAKNLAMLKGNPNIDVIDGEGSFTSANSVRVLSPDGQTREISAETIVVNTGSREVEPSFEVNSQIAYSSEEILNLKILPKHLVIIGGGFIGLEFASMFAGFGSKVSVLMRSKFMKNEDEDVAASVKSALQAQGVEIIEGCEFLSLKGDELKFNLAGESKAVTADAFLYALGRRANTGELNLAAAGVQTDAHGNIITNEHLQSSAAGIYAAGDVRGGEMFTYTSLDDFRIIFSALFGDGARTTKNRAPHASVLFTHTPLARIGLSERQARESGREIKVLKLSMAAVPGAKVVAHDEGMMKAVVDAASGEILGAALHCVNAHEIVNELAIAMALGAKADFFKNQIFTHPSISEALNDLFGQF; this comes from the coding sequence ATGGATTATGATATCATCGTAATAGGCTTTGGCAAGGCGGGCAAAACCCTTGCCGCAAAATCCGCCGCACTGGGCAAAAAGGTCGCTCTCATCGAGCGCTCGCCGCAGATGTACGGCGGTACCTGCATCAACGTAGGCTGCATCCCGACCAAGCGGCTAGTTACGGCGAGCAAGGAAGCAGGTTTCGTAAATTTTGGCGTGCTCGGAGAGTATTTCGTGCTGAGCATGCAGAAAAAGGACGAGCTCGTAGAGGCGCTGAGGGCGAAAAATTTAGCTATGCTAAAGGGTAACCCGAATATAGACGTAATTGACGGCGAGGGCTCATTTACGAGCGCGAATTCCGTGCGCGTGCTAAGCCCTGACGGGCAGACGCGTGAAATTTCAGCAGAAACGATCGTCGTAAATACGGGCTCGAGGGAGGTCGAGCCTAGCTTTGAGGTAAACTCGCAGATCGCTTATAGTAGCGAAGAAATTTTAAATTTAAAGATCCTGCCGAAGCATCTAGTAATCATCGGCGGCGGATTTATCGGGCTTGAGTTTGCTTCGATGTTTGCGGGGTTCGGCTCTAAAGTCAGCGTGTTGATGCGATCGAAATTTATGAAAAACGAGGATGAGGACGTGGCTGCCAGCGTCAAATCCGCTCTGCAGGCCCAAGGCGTGGAGATTATCGAAGGCTGCGAGTTTTTGAGCTTAAAGGGCGACGAGCTAAAATTTAACCTCGCGGGCGAGAGCAAGGCGGTCACGGCGGATGCGTTTTTATACGCCCTCGGTCGTCGCGCGAATACTGGCGAGCTAAATTTAGCCGCTGCGGGGGTGCAGACGGACGCGCACGGCAATATCATCACGAATGAGCATCTGCAAAGCTCGGCTGCTGGCATCTACGCAGCAGGCGACGTGCGCGGCGGAGAGATGTTTACCTACACGAGCTTAGACGATTTCAGGATCATTTTTAGCGCGCTTTTCGGAGACGGCGCGCGCACTACGAAAAACCGCGCACCGCATGCAAGCGTGCTGTTTACCCACACGCCGCTAGCTCGCATCGGCCTTAGCGAGAGGCAGGCAAGAGAGAGTGGGCGCGAGATCAAGGTGCTGAAGCTTTCGATGGCAGCGGTGCCGGGCGCCAAGGTCGTAGCGCACGATGAGGGAATGATGAAAGCGGTCGTGGACGCGGCTAGCGGCGAAATTTTAGGCGCGGCGCTTCACTGCGTAAACGCGCACGAGATCGTTAATGAGCTGGCAATCGCCATGGCACTGGGCGCAAAGGCGGACTTTTTCAAAAATCAAATTTTTACGCATCCTAGCATTAGCGAGGCGCTGAACGATCTTTTCGGACAGTTTTAA
- a CDS encoding D-2-hydroxyacid dehydrogenase: MKIVCLDAATLGSDADLSEIASLGEFESYEMTESAQTAQRLAGAGVVITNKVLITDEIMAQTALKLICVSATGTNNIDMQAAQARGIAVKNVAGYSTNSVVQQTFASLFALTNALGYYADYGSSGKWYESEIFTHINAPISEIYGKEFGVIGLGQIGEKVARIAAAFGANVRYYSTSGANDNGEFARVSLDALLRACDIISIHAPLNEKTAGLIGEAELAKMKEGAILMNFGRGGIVDEEALARAVDERGLRVALDVLQTEPMRADHPLLRVKNRRNVVITPHIAWASIEARKRLIKMIAQNIRDFMSGK, encoded by the coding sequence ATGAAGATCGTATGTTTGGATGCCGCGACGCTGGGAAGCGATGCCGATCTTAGCGAGATCGCAAGCTTGGGCGAGTTTGAAAGCTACGAGATGACCGAGTCCGCGCAAACTGCGCAGCGACTAGCCGGCGCGGGCGTCGTCATAACCAACAAAGTCCTAATCACGGACGAGATCATGGCGCAAACCGCGCTTAAGCTGATCTGCGTCAGCGCCACGGGCACGAATAACATCGACATGCAGGCCGCGCAGGCTCGCGGCATCGCGGTGAAAAACGTGGCGGGCTATTCGACGAACAGCGTCGTGCAGCAGACCTTCGCGTCGCTGTTCGCGCTAACCAACGCGCTCGGATACTACGCGGATTACGGCAGCAGCGGCAAATGGTACGAGAGCGAAATTTTTACTCACATTAACGCGCCGATCAGCGAAATTTACGGCAAGGAATTCGGCGTCATCGGGCTTGGACAGATCGGCGAAAAGGTCGCCCGCATCGCCGCCGCGTTCGGCGCGAACGTGAGATACTACTCCACCAGCGGCGCAAACGATAACGGCGAGTTTGCCAGAGTGAGCCTGGACGCGCTTTTGAGAGCTTGCGACATTATTTCGATCCACGCCCCGCTAAATGAAAAAACGGCGGGATTGATCGGCGAGGCGGAGCTTGCAAAGATGAAAGAGGGGGCGATCTTGATGAATTTCGGCCGCGGCGGCATCGTGGACGAGGAGGCGCTGGCTCGCGCCGTGGACGAGCGAGGCCTGCGCGTAGCGCTTGACGTGCTTCAAACAGAGCCGATGAGGGCGGATCATCCGCTGCTGCGCGTGAAAAATCGCCGCAACGTCGTCATCACGCCTCACATCGCATGGGCAAGCATCGAGGCTCGCAAACGGCTGATAAAGATGATCGCGCAAAATATTAGGGATTTTATGAGCGGCAAATAA
- a CDS encoding UPF0323 family lipoprotein — translation MKLRKIASYALVSGFGLVMAGSLAGCDDRGQEQNVRLQEGALVRLEEVAPGKYKILEEFPSEKTQIILKSLDGTERILSDEETKALLAEENAKIDAGTSNLTNQNAQLSSGGMSLGEAILASAAGAIIGSWIGGKLFNNPAYQSQRQTAYKSPSAYSRSVDSFNQAKQQNDKARSGRSGFFGGSKGGKSGGFFGG, via the coding sequence ATGAAACTACGCAAAATCGCTAGCTATGCGCTGGTAAGCGGCTTCGGGCTCGTTATGGCGGGCTCGTTAGCAGGCTGCGACGATAGGGGGCAGGAGCAAAATGTCCGTCTGCAAGAAGGCGCGCTCGTCAGGCTCGAAGAGGTCGCGCCGGGAAAATATAAAATTTTAGAGGAATTCCCGAGCGAAAAGACCCAGATCATCTTAAAATCGCTCGACGGCACGGAGAGAATTTTAAGCGACGAAGAAACCAAAGCCCTTTTGGCTGAGGAAAACGCCAAAATCGACGCCGGCACTTCAAATTTAACCAATCAAAACGCGCAGCTTAGCAGCGGCGGCATGAGCCTGGGCGAAGCGATCTTGGCAAGCGCCGCAGGCGCCATCATCGGCTCGTGGATCGGCGGCAAGCTGTTTAACAACCCCGCCTACCAAAGCCAGCGCCAAACCGCCTATAAAAGCCCGAGCGCATATTCTAGAAGCGTCGATAGCTTCAATCAAGCAAAGCAGCAAAACGATAAGGCGCGAAGCGGCAGAAGCGGTTTTTTCGGCGGAAGCAAGGGCGGCAAGAGCGGTGGATTTTTCGGCGGCTAA
- a CDS encoding PepSY-associated TM helix domain-containing protein, which yields MAILKRKKFWFNVHLVLTLICCVPILIIALSGAIISYHDEIIDALNQSKSFVSPSGKDALEPAEILNIFRKVKPGFTLSYYRIPQNKNEAIRLSGTDSSGEFKSYFIDPYSGEITSENIGDTFIGVILNLHTNLGFGLSKNETLRLIGKNIVALSTVMFILVLISGVVIYYPSFRGKILRAFRINFKARGYTFLYSLHGAVGVLLLPVLLTISASGLYWSYDWIAKITNRALGEKEIFRKTSFTEVRGFSLEDEDKILNLQTAFDIFKRECGENYEFFNIIAQKDGENFMIFYFDKGEKSEEHMNTMSVNVKKGILRHARYDDTKSTMPRPFAIHKAVLSVHSGYIFGEAGKFLFCVAAISVLFFIVTGFWMSIKRIGKKR from the coding sequence ATGGCGATTCTAAAAAGGAAAAAATTTTGGTTCAATGTCCATCTTGTTTTGACGCTTATATGCTGCGTACCGATCTTAATCATAGCCCTTAGCGGCGCTATTATCTCGTATCACGACGAGATTATAGATGCGTTAAATCAAAGCAAATCTTTCGTGAGTCCGAGCGGAAAAGATGCCCTCGAACCCGCCGAAATTTTAAATATTTTCAGAAAAGTCAAGCCCGGTTTTACGCTCAGTTATTATAGGATTCCTCAAAACAAAAACGAAGCGATTAGGCTTTCCGGTACAGATTCTAGCGGCGAGTTTAAATCATATTTTATAGATCCTTATAGCGGCGAAATTACTTCGGAAAACATAGGCGATACGTTTATCGGCGTAATACTAAACCTACATACCAATCTGGGATTTGGGCTAAGTAAAAACGAAACTCTGCGGCTAATAGGCAAAAATATTGTGGCGCTTAGCACGGTTATGTTTATTTTAGTCTTAATTTCAGGCGTGGTGATCTATTATCCTAGCTTTAGAGGAAAGATTTTACGCGCATTTAGGATAAATTTTAAAGCTAGAGGTTACACGTTTTTATATAGCTTGCACGGCGCGGTCGGAGTTTTGCTGCTGCCCGTTTTACTTACGATAAGCGCTAGCGGGCTTTATTGGTCGTATGATTGGATAGCCAAAATCACCAACAGAGCGCTAGGGGAAAAGGAAATTTTTAGAAAAACGAGTTTTACCGAAGTGCGAGGATTTTCGCTTGAGGATGAAGATAAAATTTTAAATTTGCAGACGGCATTTGATATTTTTAAGCGTGAATGCGGTGAAAACTACGAATTCTTTAACATCATCGCCCAAAAAGATGGAGAAAATTTTATGATCTTTTATTTCGATAAAGGCGAAAAGAGCGAAGAGCATATGAATACGATGAGTGTAAACGTTAAAAAGGGCATCTTGCGGCATGCTCGCTATGATGATACGAAAAGCACCATGCCGCGCCCTTTTGCTATACATAAAGCCGTTTTGAGCGTGCATTCGGGCTATATCTTTGGCGAGGCGGGCAAGTTCTTGTTCTGCGTGGCGGCTATTTCTGTGTTATTTTTTATAGTTACGGGGTTTTGGATGAGCATAAAAAGAATTGGCAAGAAAAGATAA
- a CDS encoding glutathionylspermidine synthase family protein: protein MQLKKITPLSNEYLEKLGFYWHTDADETPYVSDEIVRVSAAEADAYYEAANELYEMFVAAAQHVIDNNLFHELGVPFSLVDLIKQSWENEVHWHLYGRFDFAGGLDGKPIKLIEFNADTPTAVFETAIIQWAMLKENGMDEASQFNDLYDALRDNFKRLVVLDGELEDFSKFYEGWKILFSSVAGNVEDEKTTKLLQQTAEDAGFKTRFAYVDEVEFNDEEGVFFDGENYEYWFKLIPWEAIAIEEGELALILKNIVQNQKAIILNPAYTLLFQSKGIMKILWDLYPNHPLLLQSSFSPIIGKKMIKKPFLAREGANVAIFDADGKKIEENGGEYGNQKFLYQEFYELNKDERAQSYQAGVFFAYEGCALGFRKGGEILNNLSKFVGHYIEDAK, encoded by the coding sequence ATGCAACTAAAAAAGATAACGCCGTTAAGCAACGAATATCTCGAAAAGCTCGGCTTTTACTGGCATACGGACGCCGACGAGACCCCTTACGTCAGCGACGAGATCGTACGCGTGAGCGCTGCGGAGGCGGATGCGTACTACGAAGCGGCGAACGAGCTATACGAGATGTTTGTCGCGGCCGCGCAGCACGTCATCGATAACAACCTCTTCCACGAGCTCGGCGTCCCCTTCAGCCTCGTCGATCTCATCAAACAAAGCTGGGAAAATGAGGTGCACTGGCACCTATACGGGCGCTTCGATTTTGCAGGCGGGCTAGACGGCAAGCCGATCAAGCTGATAGAATTTAACGCCGACACGCCCACGGCGGTGTTTGAGACGGCGATCATCCAGTGGGCGATGCTCAAAGAAAACGGCATGGACGAGGCGAGCCAGTTCAACGACCTCTACGACGCGCTGCGCGATAATTTCAAGCGGCTCGTGGTGCTTGACGGCGAGCTCGAGGACTTTTCCAAATTTTACGAGGGGTGGAAAATTCTATTTAGCAGCGTCGCGGGCAACGTCGAGGACGAAAAGACGACGAAGCTTTTGCAGCAGACCGCGGAGGATGCGGGCTTTAAGACGCGCTTTGCCTACGTGGACGAGGTGGAATTTAACGACGAAGAGGGCGTGTTTTTTGACGGCGAAAACTACGAGTATTGGTTCAAGCTCATCCCTTGGGAGGCGATCGCGATCGAGGAGGGTGAGCTCGCGCTCATCTTAAAAAACATCGTGCAAAATCAAAAGGCGATCATCCTAAACCCCGCATACACGCTGCTTTTCCAAAGCAAAGGGATTATGAAAATCCTGTGGGATCTGTATCCGAACCACCCGCTGCTGCTGCAAAGCTCCTTTTCGCCGATCATCGGCAAAAAGATGATCAAAAAGCCGTTTTTGGCGCGCGAGGGGGCGAATGTGGCGATTTTCGACGCCGACGGCAAAAAGATAGAGGAAAACGGCGGCGAATACGGAAATCAGAAATTTTTATATCAGGAATTTTACGAGTTAAATAAAGACGAGCGCGCCCAGAGCTACCAAGCGGGAGTATTTTTCGCCTATGAAGGCTGCGCACTGGGCTTCCGCAAAGGCGGCGAGATACTCAATAATCTCTCAAAATTTGTAGGGCACTACATCGAGGACGCAAAGTAG